CCGCGCAGGCCGAGCATCCCGGCCCGGCAGTCGGCGGGGTCCAGCCAGGGGCTGTGCAGCCGGTGGTGGCGGGCGGCCGAGCCGAAGTCCCAGAGCTTGGGCGTGCCGCCGTCCCGGGTGAGGAGGGCGTAGCGGGTCATCTTGTCGCCGAGCGCGCCGCCGATCCAGGTCTGGGTGGTGTAGCGGATGTTGTAGAAGTCGAAGAGGAGGAAGGCGCCGCACTCGCCGGCGTCCAGGGCCGCCCGGGCGCGGGCCAGCCGGTGGTCGCGGAGGCGGTCGAAGTCCACCCGCTGCTCGTAGTCGACGGCCATGTGGCCCGGCGCGGGGACCGGTGCGGTGGGCGGGGCCGGCGCGGTCCGCGCGGCGCTCCGGGAGGACGCGGGGGCGGTCACGGCCGGTCTCCTTCGCCGTCGCCCGGGTCGGCGCCGTCTTCCGGGCCGGCGTCGAAGCCCCCGCCCTCGCCCGGTCCCTCGCCGAGGCCGTCGCCCGGTCCCTCGCCGGGACCGTCGCCGAGGCCGTCGTCCACCTCGACGTTCTCCGGGGCGAGGGTGAGGCCGGAGGCGGCGGCCTGCTGGTCGAGGAGGACGGCGAAGTCCTCGCCGGTGCGCCCGCCGCCGATGGTCGCCTGGACCAGCTGCGCGGTGGCGGCGGCCAGCGGCATCGGCACGCCGAGCTCCCGGGCCGCGTCCAGACCGAGGTCCAGGTCCTTGCGGAGCAGCGGCGGGGTGAAGGTCGGGGAGTAGTCGAGGTTGACGAAGGCCGGCGACTTGTAGCGGGTGAACGCCGAGCCCAGCACGCTGTCGTTGAGGAACTCCAGGAAGGCGTGGCGCGGGACCCCGCCCTTCTCGGCCAGCACGGTGATCTCCGCCAGGGACTGGGTGACCACCCCGAGGAAGACGTTGTGGGCGATCTTCACCAGCCGGGCGGTGTCCCCCTCGCCGGCGTAGGTGGCCGCGCGTCCGATGGTGTGGAGCAGCGGGGAGACTCGCTCGTACGCCTTCTGCGGGCCGGAGACCACCAGGCTCAGCTTCCCGGCCTCGACCACCTTGGCGTTGCCGCTGACCGGTGCGGCCAGGAAGTCCGCGCCGGCCGCCGCGCAGGCCTCCCGGACCGCCGCCGAGGCCTCGGCGGAGACCGTGGAGCAGTCCACGACGACCGCCGGCACCGGGCCGGCCGGCGCCTGGCCGTCGGAGTGGATCAGGCCGTCCTCGCCGAGCAGCACCTCCTTGAGGTCCTCCGAGCCGGCCACCGTCGTGAAGACGACGTCCCGGTCCCGCAGTTCGGCGATGGAGTCGCGGACCTCGGCGCCGAACCGGCGCAGCGGCTCGGCCTTGGCGCGGGTGCGGTTCCACACCGCGAGGTCGTGGCCGGCCCGGGCCAGGCGCTCGGCCATCGCCGCGCCCATCCGGCCCGTACCGATCCAGCCGACGCGCAGCCGTTCCCGGTCGGTGTTCCGCGCTGAAGCCGAGTCCGCCATCTGACACCCTCTCCTCGTCCGGCTCTCCTCTTCCGGTGGGGGTACCGGGGGATTCCGGTAGGGGTAACTCGCAAACGATTGCCTGCGGCTGACGGTATCTCACCCGTCGGCGTTCAGCCGTTCCGCCACCCAGTCCGCGGTGTACGGCCGGTGCCAGGGCGCGACGTTCGCGCAGCCGTGGTTGCCGCGCTCCAGCATCAGCAGCTCGCCGTGCGG
This DNA window, taken from Phaeacidiphilus oryzae TH49, encodes the following:
- a CDS encoding NAD(P)-dependent oxidoreductase translates to MADSASARNTDRERLRVGWIGTGRMGAAMAERLARAGHDLAVWNRTRAKAEPLRRFGAEVRDSIAELRDRDVVFTTVAGSEDLKEVLLGEDGLIHSDGQAPAGPVPAVVVDCSTVSAEASAAVREACAAAGADFLAAPVSGNAKVVEAGKLSLVVSGPQKAYERVSPLLHTIGRAATYAGEGDTARLVKIAHNVFLGVVTQSLAEITVLAEKGGVPRHAFLEFLNDSVLGSAFTRYKSPAFVNLDYSPTFTPPLLRKDLDLGLDAARELGVPMPLAAATAQLVQATIGGGRTGEDFAVLLDQQAAASGLTLAPENVEVDDGLGDGPGEGPGDGLGEGPGEGGGFDAGPEDGADPGDGEGDRP